A window of Martelella mediterranea DSM 17316 contains these coding sequences:
- a CDS encoding hydantoinase B/oxoprolinase family protein: MNMQTKVKGIVRGGQTLKQHRDEIMTKTKQTGHYAGLTERTLHKESPILYNKLFSRLRAGVVDARETAKKIAASPIVEQEGELCFTLYNAAGDAILTSTGIIIHVGTMGAAIKYMIENDWESNPGINDKDIFCNNDSLIGNVHPCDIHTIVPIFHEGSLIGWVGGVTHVIDTGSVGPGSMSTGQIQRFGDGYSITCRKIGENDELKRDWLHESQRAVRTTRYWMLDERTRVAGCHMIRKLVEEVIAEEGIDAYWKFAYESVEHGRVGLQNRIKAMTIPGVYRQVGFVDVPYDHEDVRVPSDFAKVDTIMHTPSEMTIRPDGTWRLDFEGSSRWGWHTYNAHSVSFTSGIWVMMTQTLIPTEMINDGAAYGTEFRLPKGTWMNPDDRRVAFSYSWHFLVSSWTALWRGLSRSYFGRGYLEEVNAGNANTSNWLQGGGFNQYDEIHAVNSFECAANGVGASAIADGISHAAAIWNPEGDMGDMEIWELAEPLVYLGRQIKASSGGAGKYRGGCGFESLRMVWNAKDWTMFFMGNGHISSDWGLMGGYPAASGYRFAAHDTGLKEKIANGDPIPFGGDTDPEHPTYDALVNPDGIKRDKQAITTEEMFKDYDLYLNYMRGGPGFGDPLDREPQSVATDVNGGYLLERFAETVYGVVLKKGADGLFTADEAGSEALRAKIRKDRLANAQPTREWMAKERKRILAKDAGTHVQQMFAASFKLGPTWEQGFRKFWDLPDDWQLKEADLPIPSYGREYSMDISELPDVKTVQFVEE, from the coding sequence ATGAATATGCAAACCAAAGTCAAAGGGATCGTGCGTGGCGGCCAGACACTCAAGCAGCACCGCGACGAGATCATGACCAAGACAAAACAGACGGGCCATTATGCCGGTCTGACGGAACGGACCCTGCACAAGGAAAGTCCGATCCTCTACAACAAGCTATTCTCGCGCCTGCGGGCCGGCGTTGTGGATGCGCGCGAAACCGCAAAGAAGATCGCGGCGAGCCCGATCGTCGAGCAGGAGGGTGAGCTGTGCTTCACCCTCTACAATGCGGCGGGCGACGCCATCCTGACCTCGACGGGCATCATCATCCATGTCGGCACCATGGGCGCGGCGATCAAATACATGATCGAGAACGACTGGGAGAGTAACCCGGGGATCAATGACAAGGATATCTTCTGCAACAATGATTCCCTGATCGGCAATGTGCATCCCTGCGATATCCATACCATCGTCCCGATCTTCCACGAGGGCTCGCTGATCGGCTGGGTCGGCGGCGTCACCCACGTCATCGATACCGGCTCCGTGGGGCCGGGTTCGATGTCCACGGGACAGATCCAGCGCTTCGGTGACGGCTATTCCATCACCTGCCGCAAGATCGGCGAGAACGACGAACTGAAGCGCGACTGGCTGCATGAAAGCCAGCGCGCGGTGCGCACCACCCGCTACTGGATGCTGGACGAGCGCACCCGCGTCGCCGGCTGCCACATGATCCGCAAGCTGGTCGAGGAGGTGATTGCCGAAGAAGGCATCGACGCCTACTGGAAGTTTGCCTATGAATCGGTCGAGCATGGCCGGGTCGGGCTTCAGAACCGCATCAAGGCGATGACCATTCCGGGCGTTTACCGTCAGGTCGGTTTCGTCGACGTGCCCTACGACCACGAAGATGTGCGCGTGCCGTCGGACTTCGCCAAGGTCGACACCATCATGCACACGCCGTCGGAAATGACGATCCGGCCCGATGGCACATGGCGTCTGGATTTCGAGGGATCGAGCCGCTGGGGCTGGCACACCTACAATGCGCATTCCGTCAGCTTCACCTCGGGCATCTGGGTGATGATGACCCAGACGCTGATCCCGACCGAGATGATCAATGACGGGGCCGCCTACGGCACGGAATTCCGCCTGCCAAAGGGCACCTGGATGAACCCGGACGATCGGCGCGTGGCATTCTCCTATAGCTGGCACTTCCTTGTCAGTTCATGGACGGCGCTGTGGCGCGGCCTTTCACGCTCCTATTTCGGGCGCGGTTATCTGGAAGAGGTCAATGCCGGCAACGCCAACACCTCGAACTGGCTGCAGGGCGGCGGTTTCAACCAGTATGACGAAATCCATGCGGTGAACTCGTTCGAATGCGCGGCCAACGGGGTGGGCGCTTCGGCGATTGCCGACGGCATCAGCCATGCCGCCGCCATCTGGAACCCGGAAGGCGACATGGGCGATATGGAGATCTGGGAACTGGCGGAGCCGCTGGTCTATCTCGGACGCCAGATCAAGGCATCGTCGGGCGGCGCGGGCAAATATCGCGGCGGCTGCGGCTTTGAATCGCTGCGCATGGTCTGGAACGCCAAGGACTGGACGATGTTCTTCATGGGCAATGGCCATATCAGCTCCGACTGGGGCCTGATGGGCGGCTATCCGGCGGCGTCCGGCTATCGCTTCGCGGCCCATGATACCGGGCTGAAGGAAAAGATCGCCAATGGCGACCCGATCCCCTTCGGCGGCGATACCGACCCGGAACACCCGACCTATGACGCACTCGTCAATCCCGACGGCATCAAGCGCGACAAGCAGGCGATCACCACCGAGGAGATGTTCAAGGACTATGACCTCTACCTCAACTACATGCGCGGCGGGCCGGGCTTCGGCGATCCGCTGGATCGCGAGCCGCAATCCGTGGCCACCGATGTCAATGGCGGCTACCTGCTCGAGCGTTTCGCCGAAACGGTCTATGGCGTTGTCCTGAAGAAGGGCGCTGACGGCCTGTTTACCGCCGATGAGGCAGGCTCCGAAGCCTTGCGCGCGAAGATCCGCAAGGATCGCCTCGCCAACGCCCAGCCAACCCGCGAATGGATGGCGAAGGAGCGCAAGCGCATTCTCGCCAAGGATGCCGGCACCCATGTGCAGCAGATGTTCGCGGCGAGCTTCAAGCTCGGTCCGACATGGGAGCAGGGCTTCCGCAAGTTCTGGGATCTTCCCGACGATTGGCAGCTGAAGGAGGCGGATCTCCCGATCCCGTCCTATGGCCGCGAATATTCGATGGATATTTCCGAACTGCCGGATGTGAAGACGGTCCAGTTCGTCGAGGAGTGA
- a CDS encoding acetone carboxylase subunit gamma, with translation MAYTKAKIKDLVDGKIDRDTLQTMLSTPKDADRFVKYIEILQEQVPWDDKIILPLGPKLYIVQRPSDKKWVVKSQAGHEFCDWRENWKLHAVMRVRETAAEMEELYPKLMAPTSDWQVIREYYCPKSGDLLDVEAPTPWYPVIHDFEPDIDAFYTEWLGLEVPERAA, from the coding sequence ATGGCTTACACCAAGGCAAAGATCAAAGACCTGGTCGATGGCAAGATCGACCGCGATACGCTGCAGACGATGCTCTCGACGCCCAAGGACGCCGACCGCTTCGTCAAATATATCGAAATCCTGCAGGAGCAGGTTCCATGGGACGATAAGATCATCCTGCCGCTGGGCCCGAAGCTCTATATCGTGCAGCGACCCTCGGACAAGAAATGGGTGGTCAAATCCCAGGCCGGTCACGAGTTCTGCGACTGGCGCGAGAACTGGAAGCTGCATGCCGTGATGCGCGTGCGCGAAACGGCCGCCGAGATGGAGGAACTCTATCCGAAGCTGATGGCGCCCACGTCCGACTGGCAGGTCATACGGGAATATTACTGCCCGAAATCCGGCGACCTGCTGGATGTAGAGGCGCCGACGCCCTGGTATCCGGTGATCCATGATTTCGAACCGGATATCGATGCCTTCTACACCGAGTGGCTGGGGCTTGAGGTGCCGGAGCGCGCTGCCTGA
- a CDS encoding zinc-dependent alcohol dehydrogenase family protein — translation MKALVYNGPGQKDWVEKEKPGIQKPTDVIVKITKTTICGTDLHILKGDVPAVTPGRTLGHEGVGVVEEVGNAVVNFKPGDPVLISCVTSCGKCANCKRQLYAHCSDGGWILGHLIDGTQAEYVRIPHGDNSLYPIPEDADEEALVMLSDIMPTGLEIGVQYGRVKPGDTIAIVGAGPVGMSVLLTSQFYSPGRIIMVDMAPARLELAKQFGATDTVQVGSEDAVEKIMAMTDGNGVDVAIEAVGVPATFDICQKIVSAGGNIANVGVHGTPVELHIEELWIKNINISMGLVSTNTTPMLLKTLGAGKVDPGRLVTHRFALDKIIDAYEVFGNAAREKAMKVILNA, via the coding sequence ATGAAAGCACTCGTCTATAACGGACCTGGACAGAAGGACTGGGTCGAAAAGGAAAAACCCGGCATCCAGAAGCCCACCGACGTCATCGTCAAGATCACCAAGACGACCATTTGCGGCACTGATCTTCACATCCTCAAGGGCGATGTGCCGGCGGTGACGCCGGGCCGCACGCTCGGGCATGAGGGCGTCGGCGTTGTCGAGGAAGTCGGCAATGCCGTGGTCAACTTCAAGCCCGGCGATCCGGTGCTGATTTCCTGTGTGACCTCCTGCGGCAAATGCGCCAACTGCAAGCGCCAGCTTTACGCCCACTGCTCCGATGGCGGCTGGATTCTGGGGCACCTGATCGATGGCACCCAGGCCGAGTATGTGCGCATTCCCCATGGCGACAATTCGCTCTATCCAATACCTGAGGATGCTGACGAAGAAGCGCTGGTGATGCTCTCCGACATCATGCCGACCGGCCTTGAGATCGGCGTCCAGTATGGCCGCGTAAAACCGGGTGACACGATCGCGATCGTCGGCGCCGGTCCCGTGGGCATGTCGGTGCTGCTGACATCGCAGTTCTATTCGCCGGGGCGGATCATCATGGTCGACATGGCCCCGGCCCGTCTCGAACTGGCGAAACAGTTCGGCGCGACGGATACCGTTCAGGTCGGCTCCGAGGATGCAGTCGAGAAGATCATGGCGATGACCGACGGAAATGGCGTCGATGTCGCGATCGAGGCGGTCGGTGTGCCCGCGACCTTCGACATCTGCCAGAAGATCGTGTCCGCGGGTGGCAATATCGCCAATGTCGGCGTTCATGGCACGCCGGTGGAGCTGCATATCGAGGAGCTGTGGATCAAGAACATCAATATCTCGATGGGTCTCGTCAGCACCAACACCACCCCGATGCTGCTCAAGACGCTGGGCGCCGGCAAGGTCGATCCGGGCAGGCTGGTGACCCACCGCTTCGCGCTCGACAAGATCATCGATGCCTATGAGGTCTTCGGCAATGCCGCGCGCGAAAAGGCGATGAAGGTCATCCTCAACGCGTGA
- a CDS encoding aminopeptidase P family N-terminal domain-containing protein: MTNRPEPISKDERKGRIERLPAAMQGAGADAVLLGSTTSLAYFTRLVWHQSERLVGALVTTDSLTYIAPSMKTVTSSMPCCKAEGVRQQRFV; this comes from the coding sequence ATGACCAACCGCCCCGAACCGATCAGCAAAGACGAACGGAAGGGCCGGATTGAACGCCTGCCCGCGGCCATGCAGGGCGCCGGCGCCGATGCGGTGCTGCTGGGCTCGACCACCAGCCTTGCCTATTTCACCAGGCTTGTCTGGCACCAGAGCGAGCGTCTGGTCGGCGCTCTGGTCACCACCGACAGCCTGACCTATATCGCGCCATCGATGAAAACGGTTACCTCCTCGATGCCCTGTTGCAAAGCCGAAGGAGTAAGGCAGCAGCGCTTCGTCTGA
- a CDS encoding ABC transporter substrate-binding protein — MTALTERRLLKLAVSILAASTATAALAASPQTGGTLKIVGTADIDHFDPTSAALVTSNNFLRAVSRQLISYEASTDDDARLQPKGDLATEVPQPTNDGLTYTFILRDGVAWDAPDGSRPIVAADFERGMKRMCNPSLGSAGLTYFIDLIEGMRTFCDGFAKVEPTAAAMKDYIESNDISGIETPDDKTVVINLTETAGDFVYMLSLPTAAPAPAEVLDYMPDGPEYRENFIASGPYTVASYVPDSTIKLTRNPAWTADSDPLRGGYVDNIDITFGIQPDAAIQQLQAGDADMTYDILIPPAILQMLTATGDDKLTTMSVGRTSFLWFNTLTDNNDGALRDLRIRQAVQYALDKAAIVQQMGGPMVAAPQNGIFGPGVLGFHEFDLYPSENAAGDPEKAKELLTEAGYPDGITLKMPFRNQNAEPAIAQTIQASLKKAGIELELTPVAPSDYYSKFMTNQENTKAGLWDIAPVGWSPDWVGGAARSVFQPQFTYNGTHQTYNYVDYDNPKANEIATQAINATTPEKAAELWSQVDELVMQDSPVAPYTTENVILYRGPAVENFQPYALGAQGDWTNVWLNR, encoded by the coding sequence ATGACTGCACTCACAGAAAGAAGACTGTTGAAACTCGCCGTCTCAATACTCGCCGCCTCCACCGCCACGGCGGCGCTTGCGGCATCGCCGCAGACGGGCGGAACGCTGAAGATCGTCGGAACCGCCGATATCGACCATTTCGATCCGACATCGGCCGCGCTCGTCACCTCGAACAATTTCCTGCGCGCCGTCAGCCGCCAATTGATCAGCTACGAGGCTTCGACCGATGACGATGCCCGCCTTCAACCGAAGGGCGATCTGGCGACAGAAGTTCCCCAGCCCACCAATGACGGGCTGACCTATACGTTTATCCTGCGCGACGGTGTTGCCTGGGATGCGCCGGACGGATCGCGCCCGATTGTCGCGGCCGACTTCGAGCGCGGCATGAAGCGCATGTGCAACCCCTCTCTCGGCTCGGCGGGTCTGACCTATTTCATCGATCTGATCGAAGGCATGCGCACGTTCTGCGACGGTTTTGCCAAGGTCGAGCCGACGGCTGCCGCGATGAAGGATTACATCGAAAGCAACGATATTTCCGGTATCGAAACGCCGGATGACAAGACCGTCGTCATCAACCTCACCGAAACGGCGGGCGATTTCGTCTATATGCTCTCGCTGCCGACGGCCGCGCCCGCGCCGGCCGAGGTGCTGGATTACATGCCTGACGGCCCGGAATACCGCGAGAACTTCATCGCCTCCGGCCCCTACACCGTCGCAAGCTACGTGCCCGACAGCACCATCAAGCTGACGCGCAACCCGGCGTGGACCGCCGATTCCGATCCGCTGCGCGGCGGCTATGTCGATAATATCGACATTACCTTCGGCATCCAGCCCGATGCGGCTATCCAGCAGCTTCAGGCCGGCGATGCGGACATGACCTATGACATCCTCATTCCGCCGGCGATCCTGCAGATGCTGACGGCAACCGGCGATGACAAGCTGACCACCATGTCGGTCGGCCGTACCTCCTTCCTGTGGTTCAACACGCTGACCGACAATAATGACGGCGCGCTGCGCGACCTGCGCATTCGCCAGGCCGTGCAATATGCCCTCGACAAGGCAGCCATCGTCCAGCAGATGGGCGGACCGATGGTGGCGGCCCCGCAAAACGGCATTTTCGGTCCCGGCGTTCTGGGCTTCCACGAATTCGATCTCTATCCGAGCGAGAATGCCGCCGGCGACCCCGAAAAGGCGAAGGAACTGCTTACAGAGGCCGGCTATCCGGATGGCATCACGCTGAAAATGCCGTTCCGCAACCAGAATGCCGAACCGGCCATTGCCCAGACCATTCAGGCCAGCCTGAAAAAGGCCGGCATCGAGCTGGAACTGACGCCGGTCGCGCCGTCGGACTATTATTCGAAGTTCATGACCAACCAGGAAAACACCAAGGCGGGTCTGTGGGACATCGCGCCGGTTGGCTGGTCGCCGGACTGGGTCGGCGGCGCAGCGCGCTCGGTGTTCCAGCCGCAGTTTACCTATAACGGCACGCACCAGACCTACAACTATGTCGATTACGACAACCCGAAGGCCAACGAGATCGCCACGCAGGCGATCAATGCGACCACGCCCGAAAAGGCGGCCGAGCTCTGGAGCCAGGTCGACGAACTGGTGATGCAGGATTCGCCGGTGGCGCCCTACACCACCGAAAACGTGATCCTCTATCGCGGTCCCGCGGTCGAAAACTTCCAGCCCTACGCGCTTGGCGCCCAAGGCGACTGGACCAATGTCTGGTTGAACCGCTGA
- a CDS encoding ABC transporter ATP-binding protein, translating to MTPILDVRDLTVEIPTEDGIVHAVNKVSFRVEKGTLFGIAGESGSGKSVLTQAIMGFLPNAEISGKATFEGEDLLKLSPRRMRALRGARIGMIFQDPLSSLHPYYTIGAQIAEMIHTHERVSHKAARIRVIDMLSRVGIRDAEHRYDDYPHQFSGGMRQRVMIAMALILNPPLIIADEPTTALDVTVQAQIIALLDEMRRERGTTVIMITHDLSLLSSIADRVMVMYAGNRMELGPSATLFSAPVHPYTVGLLNSSPARYTPGSMIEPITGRPPSLLAPPKGCVFRPRCAKAMDICTRVPPLRLFDDGTEALCWKESEDRAASGAPAITAETAEAATGERTAMIEAANVHLSFETGGGMRGLPKELHVLKGIDLTLYRGETLGLVGESGCGKSTFARVLAGLIPASSGDVVVEGQRLDELSHADWRAMRKRIQLVFQDPFGSLNPRRRVSSIIGDPFRIHNVCSGAERKRRVQALMERVGLNPEHYNRYPSEFSGGQRQRIGIARALALHPAIIIFDEPVSALDVSIQAQILNLMRHLQQDMGLTYLFISHDLSVVRHVCDRIAVMNKGRIVELGAAEDIYASPRDPYTRELMAASMHEVAAGALPGRKLIDSIGGEAA from the coding sequence TTGACACCCATTCTCGACGTGCGCGACCTGACCGTCGAAATCCCGACCGAGGACGGCATCGTTCATGCGGTCAACAAGGTTTCCTTCCGCGTCGAGAAGGGCACGCTCTTCGGCATTGCCGGCGAATCCGGCTCGGGCAAAAGCGTGCTGACGCAGGCGATCATGGGCTTTCTGCCCAATGCCGAGATTTCAGGAAAGGCGACTTTCGAGGGCGAGGACCTGCTTAAGCTTTCGCCGCGACGGATGCGCGCCCTACGCGGCGCGCGCATCGGCATGATCTTCCAGGACCCGCTTTCCAGCCTCCATCCCTATTACACAATCGGTGCGCAGATCGCCGAAATGATCCACACCCATGAAAGGGTCAGCCACAAGGCGGCGAGGATTCGAGTTATCGACATGCTGTCGCGCGTCGGCATCCGCGACGCCGAGCACCGTTACGACGATTATCCGCATCAGTTTTCCGGCGGCATGCGCCAGCGGGTGATGATCGCCATGGCATTGATCCTCAACCCGCCGCTGATCATCGCCGACGAGCCGACGACAGCGCTCGATGTCACGGTGCAGGCACAGATCATCGCCCTGCTGGACGAGATGCGCCGCGAGCGCGGCACGACGGTGATCATGATCACCCACGACCTGTCGCTGCTGTCGTCGATCGCCGACAGGGTCATGGTCATGTATGCCGGAAACCGGATGGAGCTCGGGCCGTCCGCGACCCTGTTTTCCGCTCCCGTGCACCCCTATACCGTCGGATTGCTGAACTCATCGCCGGCGCGATACACGCCCGGCTCCATGATCGAGCCAATCACCGGGCGCCCGCCCAGCCTGCTCGCGCCGCCCAAGGGCTGCGTTTTCCGCCCGCGCTGCGCCAAGGCCATGGATATCTGTACGCGGGTGCCGCCGCTGAGATTGTTTGACGACGGCACCGAGGCGCTCTGCTGGAAAGAGAGCGAGGATCGGGCCGCGAGCGGAGCGCCGGCCATTACTGCCGAGACAGCCGAGGCGGCTACAGGCGAACGCACGGCCATGATCGAGGCCGCCAATGTGCATCTGAGCTTTGAAACCGGCGGCGGCATGCGCGGCCTGCCGAAAGAGCTTCATGTGCTCAAGGGCATCGACCTGACGCTCTACAGGGGCGAGACCCTTGGTCTTGTCGGCGAATCCGGTTGCGGAAAATCGACTTTCGCGCGGGTGCTGGCAGGGCTTATCCCCGCCAGTTCCGGCGATGTCGTGGTCGAGGGCCAAAGGCTCGACGAGCTCTCCCATGCCGACTGGCGCGCCATGCGCAAACGCATCCAGCTCGTGTTTCAGGACCCCTTCGGCTCGCTCAATCCGCGCCGGCGGGTGAGTTCGATCATCGGCGACCCGTTCCGTATCCACAACGTCTGTTCCGGCGCGGAACGCAAGCGCCGCGTCCAGGCGCTGATGGAGCGCGTCGGCCTCAACCCGGAACATTACAACCGCTATCCTTCGGAATTTTCCGGCGGCCAGCGTCAGCGCATCGGCATCGCCCGCGCGCTTGCGCTTCATCCCGCCATCATCATCTTCGATGAACCGGTTTCCGCGCTCGACGTCTCGATTCAGGCGCAGATCCTCAACCTGATGCGCCATCTGCAACAGGACATGGGCCTCACCTACCTGTTCATTTCGCATGACCTGTCCGTGGTCCGCCATGTCTGCGACCGGATTGCCGTGATGAACAAGGGGCGCATCGTCGAACTCGGTGCGGCCGAAGACATCTATGCCTCCCCGCGCGATCCCTATACCCGCGAGCTGATGGCCGCCTCCATGCATGAGGTTGCGGCCGGGGCATTGCCCGGGCGCAAGCTCATCGACAGCATCGGAGGAGAAGCCGCATGA
- a CDS encoding ABC transporter permease yields the protein MSAVTQHDIEDDDKDTVVQRGPLELTLRRLVRDRASLAAACFIVLLIAFALAAPLVADITGHSAIEQYRQIGMSPMGLPVGPNHDFWLGADHLGRDVLVRLAYGARISLIVGVVASLAAALIGITIGTIAGFAGGKVDMVLSRIMDLVMSVPFLLCALALVSVFGPSLSLSIGVIVFFSWTTMGRVIRAEVTSLRRREFVAASRSLGAGPVSIVLRDILPNLSVPIIVYTTMMIPTAIVFEATLSFLGLGIVPPTPSWGGMLADASANSIYLVAWWLVVFPGLALLLTTLSFNILGDGLRDALDPKARPVRRSFLKRLKKEARP from the coding sequence ATGAGCGCCGTCACGCAGCATGACATCGAGGACGACGACAAGGACACAGTGGTCCAGCGCGGGCCGTTGGAACTGACGCTGAGACGACTTGTCCGCGACCGCGCCAGCCTAGCAGCCGCCTGCTTCATCGTGCTTCTGATCGCCTTTGCGCTTGCGGCACCGCTCGTGGCCGACATCACCGGACACTCGGCGATCGAGCAATATCGCCAGATCGGCATGAGCCCGATGGGTCTTCCCGTCGGCCCGAACCATGACTTCTGGCTGGGCGCCGATCATCTCGGCCGTGACGTTCTGGTGCGCCTTGCCTATGGCGCGCGCATCTCGCTGATTGTCGGCGTCGTCGCCTCGCTCGCCGCCGCCCTGATCGGCATCACCATCGGCACGATTGCCGGTTTCGCCGGCGGCAAGGTCGATATGGTGCTGAGCCGGATCATGGATCTGGTGATGAGCGTCCCGTTTCTTCTGTGCGCGCTGGCCCTCGTCTCGGTTTTCGGGCCGAGCCTGTCGCTCAGCATCGGTGTGATCGTGTTCTTCTCCTGGACCACAATGGGCCGCGTGATCCGCGCCGAAGTCACCTCGCTGCGCCGCCGGGAATTCGTTGCCGCCAGCCGCTCACTCGGGGCCGGACCGGTCTCGATCGTGCTGCGCGATATCCTGCCCAATCTTTCCGTTCCGATCATCGTCTACACGACCATGATGATACCGACCGCCATCGTCTTCGAGGCCACGCTTTCCTTCCTCGGCCTCGGCATCGTGCCGCCAACGCCGAGTTGGGGCGGCATGCTGGCCGATGCCTCGGCCAACTCGATCTATCTGGTCGCCTGGTGGCTGGTGGTGTTTCCGGGGCTGGCGCTGCTTCTGACCACGCTGTCCTTCAACATTCTCGGCGACGGGTTGCGCGATGCGCTTGATCCGAAAGCGCGGCCGGTGCGCCGGTCGTTCCTCAAACGGCTGAAGAAGGAGGCGCGCCCATGA
- a CDS encoding ABC transporter permease, translating into MTRYLIQRIGFAVLILFSLSVFVFVLFFVAPGDPARMIAGDKATETQLAQIRSNLGLDQPIYVQYGKFIAKAATGDLGFSYRNQQPVTELIVRRLPATISLVIGGVIFWLALGIPIGIMSARFPGGFRDRLGQGFILLGLSFPTFVLGMLSLYVFYFLPRKAGFMLFPPGGYKPFLDDPVTWAWHLFLPWTTLALVTAAIYARLTRGKLIEVLGEDYIRTARAKGLSEAKVVYKHGLRATLTPLITQLGADIALLLGGVIVIEQIYGLQGVGALAVQSVRNLDRPVIIGVVLMGGFFIVITNIIVDLLYAVLDPRVRGA; encoded by the coding sequence ATGACCCGTTATCTGATCCAGCGGATCGGCTTTGCCGTCCTCATCCTGTTTTCGCTGAGCGTCTTCGTCTTCGTGCTGTTTTTCGTGGCGCCCGGCGACCCCGCCCGCATGATCGCCGGCGACAAGGCGACGGAAACCCAGCTTGCGCAGATCCGCTCCAATCTCGGGCTCGATCAGCCAATCTACGTGCAGTACGGTAAATTCATCGCCAAGGCGGCAACCGGCGATCTCGGCTTTTCCTACCGCAACCAGCAGCCGGTAACGGAACTGATCGTGCGCCGCCTGCCCGCCACCATCTCGCTGGTCATCGGCGGCGTTATTTTCTGGCTGGCGCTCGGCATTCCCATCGGCATCATGTCGGCGCGGTTTCCCGGCGGCTTCCGCGACCGTCTGGGGCAAGGCTTCATCCTGCTGGGCCTGTCCTTCCCGACCTTCGTGCTTGGCATGCTGTCGCTCTATGTCTTTTATTTCCTGCCGCGCAAGGCCGGTTTCATGCTGTTTCCGCCCGGCGGCTACAAGCCGTTTCTCGACGATCCGGTCACATGGGCATGGCACCTGTTCCTGCCGTGGACGACGCTGGCGCTGGTCACGGCCGCCATCTATGCCCGCCTGACCCGCGGAAAGCTGATCGAGGTGCTCGGCGAGGACTATATCCGCACCGCTCGCGCCAAGGGACTTTCGGAGGCGAAGGTGGTCTACAAGCACGGCCTGCGCGCCACGTTGACGCCGCTGATCACCCAGCTTGGCGCCGATATCGCGCTGCTTCTGGGCGGCGTCATCGTCATCGAGCAGATCTACGGGCTGCAGGGCGTCGGCGCGCTGGCCGTGCAGTCGGTGCGCAATCTCGACCGGCCCGTGATCATCGGCGTTGTGCTGATGGGCGGTTTCTTCATCGTGATCACCAATATCATTGTCGACCTGCTTTACGCCGTTCTCGACCCGCGCGTGCGCGGGGCCTGA